One stretch of Leptolyngbya sp. CCY15150 DNA includes these proteins:
- a CDS encoding TMEM165/GDT1 family protein produces MTNLPPPSSSTQLPPLSTPSVAVLEEAEVQAADSGATPSSPAAPPTGVQGLTLQIESKIFVSTFITIFLAELGDKTQLTTLLMSAESQAPWIVFLGAGAALVTTSLIGVLVGRWLSNRVSEAVLEKSVGTLLISISLWLVWDIVQL; encoded by the coding sequence GTGACTAACCTGCCGCCCCCGTCTTCATCCACTCAGCTTCCCCCGCTATCCACCCCATCCGTAGCGGTTCTAGAGGAGGCTGAGGTGCAAGCAGCCGACTCCGGAGCGACTCCTAGCTCCCCAGCCGCTCCGCCGACAGGTGTCCAGGGTCTGACGCTGCAGATTGAGTCTAAGATTTTTGTTTCGACCTTTATCACGATTTTTCTGGCCGAGTTGGGCGACAAAACCCAGCTCACCACCCTGCTGATGAGTGCCGAATCCCAGGCACCCTGGATCGTCTTCCTCGGAGCTGGGGCCGCGCTGGTTACCACAAGTCTCATTGGGGTTTTGGTGGGGCGCTGGCTTTCGAACCGAGTTTCCGAAGCAGTCCTAGAAAAATCGGTGGGAACGCTGCTGATCAGCATTTCCCTATGGCTGGTGTGGGACATTGTTCAACTCTAG
- a CDS encoding YkgJ family cysteine cluster protein, producing the protein MATWQCVKQCGACCQLDPTERPDLDTYLDPDELALYLSMVGDDGWCIHYNAQSRECSIYDDRPRFCRVQADVFEDLFGVSPDELNDFAIECCHEHIEGIYGDRSLEMLRFNHAVGI; encoded by the coding sequence ATGGCCACTTGGCAATGTGTTAAACAATGTGGGGCTTGCTGCCAGCTCGATCCCACAGAACGTCCAGACCTTGATACCTACCTCGACCCCGACGAACTAGCTCTCTACCTCAGCATGGTGGGCGATGACGGCTGGTGCATTCACTACAATGCCCAATCGCGGGAATGCAGCATCTATGACGATCGCCCTCGGTTTTGCCGGGTGCAGGCGGATGTGTTTGAAGACCTGTTTGGCGTCAGCCCAGACGAACTCAACGACTTTGCCATTGAATGTTGCCACGAGCATATCGAAGGCATCTATGGCGATCGCAGTTTAGAAATGCTGCGTTTCAACCACGCCGTCGGCATTTGA
- a CDS encoding photosystem II reaction center protein Ycf12, with protein MEALTSIIGGVNWEAIAQLTLVGMIMIAGPVVIFVLAARGGDL; from the coding sequence ATGGAGGCTTTAACAAGCATTATTGGTGGCGTTAACTGGGAAGCGATCGCGCAGTTGACCTTGGTTGGAATGATTATGATTGCTGGGCCAGTGGTGATTTTTGTGTTGGCAGCCCGAGGCGGCGATCTCTAA
- a CDS encoding superoxide dismutase: MAYELPALPYDYTALEPYISKGTLEFHHDKHHAAYVSKFNDAVSGTDLDSKSIEDVIKAIAGDASKAGLFNNAAQAWNHSFYWNCMKANGGGAPSGTLASKIDADFGSFDKFVEAFKTAGATQFGSGWAWLVLDNGTLKVTKTLNADNPLTAGQVPLLTMDVWEHAYYLDYQNKRPDYISTFLDKLVNWDFVGQNLAAA, from the coding sequence ATGGCTTACGAATTGCCGGCACTGCCCTACGACTACACTGCGCTAGAACCCTACATTTCTAAGGGCACCCTAGAATTCCACCACGATAAGCACCATGCCGCCTACGTGAGCAAGTTTAACGATGCGGTGTCTGGAACCGATCTAGACAGCAAATCCATTGAAGACGTGATCAAGGCGATCGCGGGCGATGCATCGAAAGCTGGCCTCTTCAACAATGCGGCTCAAGCTTGGAACCATAGCTTTTACTGGAACTGCATGAAGGCCAACGGTGGCGGCGCTCCCAGCGGTACGCTAGCGTCCAAAATTGATGCAGACTTTGGTAGCTTCGACAAATTTGTGGAAGCCTTCAAAACGGCTGGAGCTACTCAGTTCGGTAGCGGCTGGGCTTGGCTCGTGCTCGACAACGGCACCCTCAAGGTCACCAAGACGTTGAATGCAGACAATCCTCTGACCGCTGGTCAAGTGCCTCTGCTGACCATGGACGTGTGGGAACATGCCTACTATTTGGATTACCAAAACAAGCGCCCAGACTACATCTCCACCTTCCTCGATAAGCTGGTGAACTGGGACTTCGTTGGTCAGAACTTAGCCGCAGCTTAG